Proteins found in one Paenibacillus sp. FSL R10-2782 genomic segment:
- the rplI gene encoding 50S ribosomal protein L9 → MRVIFIKDMKGQGKKGQIKEVSDGYAANFLLPRGIARPATEGNMKTLENQNAAEEKRKQEEKEEAQALGKKLESTTVQLKAKAGEGGRLFGAITSKQIAEAVAATGIKLDKRKIELEEPIRTLGVTQMTVKLHPEVKATLKVQVTEE, encoded by the coding sequence ATGAGAGTGATTTTTATTAAAGATATGAAGGGCCAAGGCAAGAAGGGTCAAATTAAGGAAGTATCGGACGGGTACGCAGCGAATTTCCTGCTGCCGCGCGGTATTGCCCGCCCGGCGACGGAAGGGAATATGAAGACGCTGGAGAACCAGAACGCTGCTGAGGAAAAGCGCAAGCAAGAAGAAAAGGAAGAGGCGCAGGCACTCGGCAAAAAGCTGGAATCCACAACTGTTCAGCTTAAAGCAAAAGCTGGTGAAGGCGGTCGACTGTTCGGCGCAATTACAAGCAAGCAAATCGCGGAAGCGGTCGCTGCAACGGGGATTAAGCTGGACAAACGCAAAATCGAGCTGGAAGAACCGATTCGTACGTTGGGCGTGACTCAAATGACCGTTAAGCTTCATCCTGAGGTCAAAGCTACGCTGAAGGTACAGGTGACCGAAGAATAA
- a CDS encoding DHH family phosphoesterase, translating into MPKFLQKRWHGYHTVWAFLLLLVLVICISMYNWELGVMGLLLSFLLGGLMLKTELDFRRELNQYISGLSFRIKRVEGEAVSSLPFGIILYSENRTVEWHNRFAGEMFEDQSLIGEPLQDLFPQLAGALGAKKETKELVRELKVELQHDERYYQFLIVLDERLIYLYEVTELAVLRKQYENERLALGIVMLDNMDEAAQGMDDQQRTALIAKVSSEITAWANQYNIYLRRLSSERYLIMLNHKALQELEQSRFVILDTVREMTADLKVPMTLSIGLSFGAESIKELGELAQSSLDMALGRGGDQAAVKAGQRLSFYGGKSNAVEKRTRVRARVIAHALRDLMQESDRVLIMGHKIPDMDALGAAIGVWKAAALYNVEAHIVLDKSNPSIDRMMEQVNKDENLSAALMTPEQSLQLMTEHSLLVVVDTHKASMTIEPKLVQTASRVVVVDHHRRGEEFINDSVLIYLEPYASSTCELVTELLQYIHEKVQLTPLEATSLLAGITVDTKHFSLHTGSRTFEAAGFLRRSGADTVMIQRLLKEDLDEYIAKAEIIKHAKMIYGHIALAVTEPGQKIPQLLIAQVADSLLNMTDVLASFVVSERPDGLVGISARSLGRMNVQVVMERLGGGGHLTNAAVQLDCPLEEAKRRVVDVLAEIDGEEGLFE; encoded by the coding sequence ATGCCTAAATTTCTACAAAAACGCTGGCACGGCTATCATACTGTCTGGGCGTTTTTACTGCTGCTGGTGCTTGTCATATGTATTTCCATGTATAACTGGGAACTGGGTGTGATGGGACTGCTGCTGTCATTCTTGCTCGGCGGGCTGATGCTGAAGACGGAATTGGATTTCCGTCGGGAACTGAATCAATATATCAGCGGCCTTTCCTTTCGCATCAAGCGGGTGGAAGGGGAAGCGGTCAGCTCACTGCCGTTCGGCATCATTTTATACAGCGAAAATCGAACGGTAGAATGGCACAATCGGTTTGCTGGGGAAATGTTCGAGGACCAATCACTGATAGGCGAGCCGCTCCAGGACCTTTTTCCCCAGCTGGCAGGGGCTTTGGGTGCCAAAAAGGAAACGAAGGAGCTTGTTCGTGAGCTAAAGGTAGAGCTACAGCATGATGAGCGCTATTATCAGTTCCTCATCGTGCTGGATGAGCGTCTGATTTATTTGTATGAAGTAACGGAGCTGGCGGTGCTGCGCAAGCAGTATGAGAACGAGCGGCTGGCGCTCGGCATCGTTATGCTTGATAATATGGATGAAGCTGCTCAGGGAATGGACGATCAGCAGCGTACCGCGCTTATTGCAAAGGTGTCGAGCGAGATCACAGCATGGGCGAACCAGTACAATATTTATTTGCGCCGTTTGTCATCCGAGCGCTATCTCATCATGCTGAATCACAAGGCGCTTCAGGAGCTGGAGCAAAGTCGATTCGTTATTCTGGATACGGTGCGGGAAATGACGGCCGATTTGAAAGTGCCGATGACACTGAGCATCGGTTTGTCCTTCGGCGCGGAGAGCATCAAGGAGCTGGGTGAGCTGGCTCAGTCCAGTCTGGATATGGCGCTCGGACGGGGGGGCGACCAGGCGGCGGTGAAGGCCGGACAGCGTCTATCTTTTTACGGCGGCAAGTCCAATGCTGTCGAAAAGCGTACACGGGTGCGCGCGCGGGTCATTGCGCATGCGCTGCGCGACCTGATGCAGGAGAGCGACCGCGTGCTGATCATGGGGCACAAAATACCGGACATGGATGCACTGGGAGCAGCCATCGGGGTGTGGAAGGCGGCAGCGCTCTACAACGTAGAGGCGCACATCGTGCTGGATAAATCCAATCCGTCCATCGACCGGATGATGGAGCAGGTGAACAAGGACGAGAATCTGTCGGCAGCGCTCATGACGCCGGAGCAGTCGCTCCAACTGATGACTGAGCACAGCCTGCTGGTCGTGGTGGATACGCACAAGGCCTCGATGACGATTGAGCCCAAATTGGTGCAGACGGCGAGCAGGGTGGTCGTTGTAGACCATCATCGTCGGGGCGAGGAGTTTATTAACGACTCTGTTTTGATTTATTTGGAGCCGTATGCGTCGTCGACTTGTGAACTGGTGACAGAGCTGCTGCAATATATTCATGAGAAGGTTCAACTGACGCCGCTGGAGGCGACATCGCTGCTTGCGGGGATTACGGTGGATACCAAGCATTTTTCCTTGCATACAGGCTCGCGGACGTTTGAGGCTGCCGGTTTTTTGCGGCGTAGCGGGGCGGATACAGTGATGATCCAGCGCTTGTTAAAAGAGGACCTGGATGAATATATTGCTAAGGCGGAAATTATTAAGCATGCTAAAATGATATATGGGCACATCGCGCTTGCGGTGACAGAGCCCGGACAGAAGATACCGCAGCTCCTGATTGCTCAGGTGGCGGATTCATTACTCAATATGACGGATGTACTGGCCTCTTTTGTGGTCAGTGAACGTCCTGACGGCCTGGTGGGGATCAGCGCCCGATCACTCGGACGCATGAACGTACAGGTCGTCATGGAACGGCTAGGCGGCGGAGGACATCTGACGAATGCGGCGGTTCAGCTGGATTGTCCGCTGGAGGAAGCCAAACGCAGAGTGGTCGACGTGCTGGCCGAAATTGATGGGGAAGAGGGGTTATTTGAATGA
- a CDS encoding DUF2232 domain-containing protein, whose protein sequence is MKFRLATVAWSVIYLLLLLSLLTPLRIFTVFLLIVPGAVLFSSLPFKGFLIHVIPVLLIIALQDVYLLLPAIYFLIPALLMGRVYKKGASAFQALMTGTGVVLAELLVVLLIATYTFGFDLSQYLRDQAAISANLVQQILNGNAMLPGMNWTAEDTQRLGTMMIGKVPYVLILTSFLLAVITHALTRPALSSLDVPVRKMKPAREWRLPRALIWYYLLAIVFEWIAMSSDSSWVQAVSVSMLPLIHACFIIQTIGFIHFWTHSRNMRPVIAVLLSIVVLVFQPLRIIGIIDLAFPLREAITRSKK, encoded by the coding sequence TTGAAATTCCGCTTGGCAACTGTAGCATGGAGCGTTATTTATTTGCTGCTGCTGCTGTCTCTATTGACACCCTTAAGAATCTTTACCGTATTTTTGCTGATTGTGCCTGGCGCTGTATTGTTTTCATCGCTGCCTTTCAAGGGATTTCTGATTCATGTCATACCGGTGCTGTTGATTATAGCGCTACAAGATGTATATTTGCTGCTTCCCGCGATTTATTTTCTAATCCCCGCATTGTTGATGGGACGGGTTTATAAAAAGGGAGCATCTGCTTTTCAGGCACTGATGACCGGAACGGGTGTGGTTTTAGCCGAGTTGTTGGTTGTACTGCTCATCGCTACGTATACCTTCGGGTTTGATCTTTCCCAGTATCTTCGTGATCAGGCTGCTATATCGGCAAATCTGGTACAGCAAATCTTAAATGGAAATGCGATGCTTCCAGGCATGAATTGGACAGCAGAAGATACACAGAGACTCGGCACGATGATGATTGGCAAAGTTCCATATGTGCTGATCCTGACCTCATTTTTACTGGCTGTGATCACGCACGCTCTGACGCGTCCGGCATTGAGTAGCCTGGATGTGCCTGTACGCAAAATGAAGCCTGCTCGGGAATGGAGACTGCCACGAGCGCTCATCTGGTATTACCTGCTGGCGATTGTGTTTGAGTGGATAGCTATGTCCTCTGACAGCAGTTGGGTTCAGGCGGTTTCTGTTAGTATGTTGCCGCTGATCCATGCGTGCTTTATTATCCAGACGATCGGCTTCATTCACTTCTGGACACATAGCCGTAACATGAGACCTGTCATCGCGGTGCTGCTGTCGATTGTCGTTCTGGTGTTCCAACCGCTACGCATTATCGGTATTATTGATTTGGCCTTTCCGCTGCGTGAAGCTATTACAAGATCAAAGAAATAG
- a CDS encoding MazG-like family protein, with product MPKELDVVKRAKVIEWLKTEVLEQVSRLFKAMWEGSTARIGDCLASLMMSSYILGRRLGVSYRELDDLLIDKLRKHRKEGHQLEDWYQDISALEEHMRKR from the coding sequence ATGCCTAAAGAACTGGATGTAGTTAAACGAGCCAAGGTGATTGAATGGCTCAAAACTGAGGTGCTTGAACAGGTATCCCGTCTGTTTAAAGCGATGTGGGAAGGCAGTACAGCCCGCATTGGCGATTGTCTGGCGAGTCTGATGATGAGCAGTTATATTTTGGGAAGACGTCTTGGGGTGTCTTATCGTGAATTGGATGATCTCCTCATCGACAAGCTAAGAAAGCACAGAAAAGAAGGACACCAGCTGGAGGATTGGTATCAGGACATATCCGCACTGGAAGAACATATGCGTAAGAGGTGA
- a CDS encoding CBS domain-containing protein, which translates to MNIAFFLLPKQEVAFVMADATLRQTLERMEYHRFTAVPILDKEGRYTGTVTEGDLLWHMKESEGKITFENASKFMLKDVPLRVSIKPVSIDANMEDLINLAKVQNFVPVVDDMERFIGIVRRSQIIEYCEKFVSRESLNPSS; encoded by the coding sequence ATGAATATCGCTTTTTTCTTGCTTCCCAAACAAGAGGTTGCTTTTGTAATGGCGGATGCAACTTTACGGCAAACGTTGGAGCGAATGGAGTATCACCGTTTCACGGCGGTTCCGATTTTGGATAAGGAAGGTAGATATACCGGCACGGTTACAGAGGGTGATCTGCTGTGGCATATGAAAGAATCTGAGGGGAAGATCACCTTTGAAAACGCTTCGAAGTTTATGCTCAAGGACGTCCCGCTTCGGGTTTCAATAAAGCCGGTGTCCATTGATGCCAATATGGAGGATCTAATTAATTTGGCTAAGGTGCAGAACTTTGTACCTGTTGTGGATGATATGGAACGGTTTATCGGCATTGTCCGCCGTAGCCAGATTATTGAATATTGTGAAAAATTCGTGTCCAGAGAATCGCTTAACCCGTCATCTTAA
- a CDS encoding LCP family protein: MERRHRRRTGGKPKNKKRFTALYISCIVLFLIAVGGYLFRKQLTLVAFDWFVSPTLESKLEKSFQPRQSEGQKQSEPVAYRKEPFSVLLLGTDQRPNEKARGRSDTVIYAAVRPAESRVLLVSLPRDTYVQIVGHDPNHDGEDDFDKLGHAYAFGGEDMSIATVEKLMEHKADYYATINFQGIQDAVNAVGGVELPIDKPIENKNPLHIKFRIEAGKPLYNGEEAMYYVRYREDSDFNRTKRQQIFLNAMADKLLNINGISKLPELLDIMGANFKTDMEPTFITGLGKQVISQSQPQISSFTITGEGFKKKGLYYDRANEKELEYARLMIANWLDSGTTPQTLKLPDKQDIQ; the protein is encoded by the coding sequence ATGGAGCGAAGACATAGGAGAAGGACAGGCGGCAAGCCCAAGAATAAAAAAAGGTTTACCGCTCTATATATTTCATGTATTGTTTTGTTTCTGATTGCGGTGGGAGGATATCTGTTCCGTAAACAGCTAACGCTGGTGGCCTTTGACTGGTTTGTATCTCCGACGTTGGAGAGCAAGCTGGAGAAGTCCTTTCAGCCGCGCCAGTCGGAGGGACAGAAGCAGTCGGAGCCGGTTGCTTATCGGAAAGAGCCGTTTTCGGTGCTGCTGCTCGGTACGGACCAAAGGCCGAACGAGAAGGCGCGTGGCCGCTCGGATACGGTTATTTATGCGGCTGTACGGCCTGCGGAATCGCGTGTGCTTCTGGTTTCCCTTCCAAGGGATACGTATGTCCAGATTGTCGGACATGATCCAAATCATGACGGTGAGGATGATTTTGATAAGTTGGGGCATGCTTATGCGTTCGGAGGCGAGGATATGTCCATAGCTACGGTAGAGAAGCTGATGGAGCATAAGGCCGATTATTATGCTACGATTAATTTTCAGGGTATTCAGGATGCTGTAAATGCGGTGGGTGGGGTTGAGCTTCCCATCGATAAGCCGATTGAGAATAAAAATCCGCTGCATATCAAGTTCCGCATCGAGGCGGGCAAGCCGCTTTATAATGGTGAAGAAGCGATGTATTATGTTAGATATAGGGAAGACAGCGACTTTAACCGTACCAAACGGCAGCAAATTTTTCTGAATGCAATGGCAGATAAGCTGCTGAATATCAACGGGATTTCCAAGCTTCCGGAGCTGCTCGATATTATGGGAGCCAATTTCAAGACGGATATGGAGCCTACTTTTATTACAGGGCTTGGCAAGCAGGTCATTTCGCAGAGTCAACCACAGATTTCGAGCTTTACGATTACGGGGGAAGGTTTCAAGAAGAAGGGCCTGTATTATGACCGAGCCAATGAAAAGGAACTCGAATATGCCAGACTCATGATCGCAAACTGGCTGGATTCCGGCACAACCCCGCAGACGCTGAAGCTTCCCGACAAGCAGGACATTCAGTGA
- a CDS encoding D-alanyl-D-alanine carboxypeptidase family protein translates to MMKKYWLRWAIVVPVLIILIFITLGPRLLVGKPDVDAGAAVLMDMQTGELLMDVNGDTPMPSANMSKLMTELLVLEDIRAGRLGWNDEVKISRYASTVGGVNLSLRYGERLTVSELFQSMVVYSANDAAVALAERSAGNEPAFVKRMNDKAAKIGLTSYSRFSNASGAGQSELGPNHPENIRGETQMTASDTAKLASYLITSHPEILRTSSRTQMELKDKGIYISNTNWMLPSLAGPYSYAGTDGLKAGYTSDAGYCFTGTAEQHGRRLVAVVLGAPSKEERFEQTRKLFDYGFALFTSFPVRVQNLVKLAPR, encoded by the coding sequence ATGATGAAAAAATACTGGTTACGTTGGGCTATTGTGGTCCCGGTACTTATTATATTGATTTTTATTACACTTGGACCAAGGCTGTTGGTCGGTAAGCCGGATGTGGATGCAGGAGCCGCGGTGCTGATGGACATGCAGACGGGAGAATTGTTGATGGATGTGAATGGCGATACGCCTATGCCTTCCGCAAATATGTCCAAGCTCATGACTGAGCTGCTGGTGCTGGAGGATATTCGTGCCGGGCGTTTAGGCTGGAATGATGAAGTGAAAATCAGTCGTTACGCAAGTACGGTGGGTGGTGTAAATCTGTCACTCCGGTATGGTGAAAGGCTGACGGTGTCCGAACTGTTCCAGAGCATGGTTGTGTATTCGGCTAATGACGCGGCTGTGGCACTGGCGGAGCGCTCGGCGGGCAATGAACCGGCTTTTGTGAAGCGTATGAACGACAAGGCGGCTAAGATTGGATTGACGTCCTACAGCCGATTCAGCAATGCATCAGGAGCGGGGCAGAGTGAGCTGGGTCCTAACCATCCCGAGAATATTCGGGGAGAAACGCAAATGACGGCAAGCGATACGGCGAAGCTGGCCTCCTACCTGATTACGTCGCATCCGGAGATTTTGAGAACGTCGAGTCGTACACAGATGGAATTGAAGGATAAGGGCATCTATATTAGTAATACGAACTGGATGCTGCCTTCCTTGGCGGGACCCTACTCTTACGCAGGAACGGATGGGCTGAAAGCGGGATACACCAGCGATGCGGGATATTGCTTCACCGGCACAGCCGAACAGCATGGCAGAAGGCTGGTAGCTGTGGTGCTGGGGGCGCCGAGCAAGGAGGAACGCTTCGAGCAGACACGGAAGCTGTTCGACTATGGTTTCGCTCTGTTCACCTCTTTTCCCGTAAGGGTGCAGAATTTAGTGAAGCTGGCTCCGCGCTAA
- a CDS encoding dipeptide ABC transporter ATP-binding protein produces the protein MSEPLIQVEGLKKYFPITGGIFQRTVGHVKAVDDVSFNIHKGESFGLVGESGCGKSTIGRTILRLMDKTEGSVRYKGEDLHALSKEQIRALRPKLQIVFQDPFSSLNPRIKVGEAIGEALLDHGLIDRSKLRKKVNETLDICGLSSYHYDRYPHEFSGGQRQRIGIARALILNPDFIVADEPVSALDVSIQAQIINLLSDLQQERQLTYLFISHDLSVVEHLCSRIGVMYLGSMVELASKEELFRNPLHPYTKALLSAVPIPDPTIKRQRIVLKGDIPSPANPPSGCKFHTRCPMAEARCKTEIPAYRDAGDQHFVACHFA, from the coding sequence ATGAGCGAGCCTTTAATTCAAGTGGAAGGTCTGAAAAAATATTTCCCGATCACAGGCGGGATTTTTCAGCGTACTGTGGGACATGTGAAAGCGGTCGATGATGTGTCTTTTAACATCCATAAGGGAGAGTCCTTCGGTCTGGTAGGAGAATCCGGTTGTGGCAAAAGCACGATTGGGCGTACGATTCTCAGACTGATGGATAAGACAGAGGGCTCGGTGCGATACAAGGGAGAGGACTTGCACGCGTTAAGCAAGGAGCAGATTCGTGCGCTTCGTCCGAAGCTGCAAATTGTCTTTCAGGACCCTTTTAGCTCATTGAACCCGAGAATTAAGGTGGGCGAAGCCATCGGGGAAGCACTGTTGGATCACGGATTGATTGACCGTAGCAAGCTGCGGAAAAAGGTGAACGAGACGCTGGATATCTGCGGGCTATCCTCCTATCACTATGATCGGTATCCGCATGAGTTCTCTGGTGGTCAGCGGCAGCGGATCGGGATTGCGCGGGCTTTGATTTTGAATCCTGATTTTATCGTGGCTGACGAGCCGGTATCTGCACTTGATGTGTCTATTCAGGCTCAGATCATTAACTTGTTAAGTGATTTGCAGCAGGAACGGCAGTTGACGTATCTGTTCATCTCGCATGATCTGAGTGTGGTCGAGCATCTATGCAGCCGTATCGGTGTGATGTATCTAGGCTCGATGGTGGAGCTGGCTTCCAAAGAGGAGCTGTTCCGCAATCCGCTTCATCCGTATACGAAGGCGCTGCTGTCGGCGGTTCCCATTCCCGATCCAACGATCAAGAGACAACGAATTGTACTAAAAGGGGACATTCCTTCCCCGGCAAATCCGCCGTCAGGCTGCAAGTTCCATACACGTTGTCCTATGGCGGAGGCCCGTTGTAAAACGGAAATTCCGGCGTATCGGGATGCGGGCGATCAGCATTTTGTGGCCTGTCATTTTGCCTAG
- a CDS encoding ABC transporter ATP-binding protein, whose translation MENALIEFRNLKTHFHTSSGTVKAVNDVSFKIREGETLCVVGESGCGKSVTAMTMMRLIDSPHTSDGEIWFEGKNLLTLNKGQMQQIRGNDISIIFQEPMSSLNPVLTIGEQITEPLLMHTLMSKKEARTRAIELINLVGISRSEEIFHSYPHELSGGMRQRIMIAIALSCNPKLLIADEPTTALDVTIQAQILDLMRDLKDKLKTSIMLITHDLGVVAEMADYVVVMYAGNVIEEAPVIELFKNPQHPYTQGLLKAKPVINQKIDRLYSIPGQVPNPIELEENCHFHDRCAQCMQICKDQAPPLHEKKNGHKVACWLYEEEGGQQG comes from the coding sequence ATGGAAAATGCTTTGATTGAATTTCGTAACCTGAAAACCCACTTTCATACCTCCAGCGGAACTGTCAAAGCGGTCAATGACGTCAGTTTTAAAATACGTGAGGGTGAAACGCTCTGTGTGGTAGGAGAATCGGGCTGCGGCAAAAGTGTAACGGCCATGACGATGATGCGGCTGATTGATTCCCCCCATACCTCAGACGGTGAAATCTGGTTTGAGGGCAAAAACCTGTTAACGCTGAATAAAGGTCAGATGCAGCAAATTCGCGGCAATGACATTTCAATTATTTTTCAGGAGCCGATGTCTTCTCTGAATCCCGTGCTTACCATTGGAGAACAGATTACGGAGCCGCTGCTGATGCATACATTAATGAGTAAAAAGGAAGCACGCACCCGGGCGATTGAGCTGATCAATTTGGTGGGTATTTCGCGTTCGGAGGAAATATTTCATTCGTATCCGCATGAACTGAGCGGTGGTATGCGCCAGCGGATCATGATTGCTATCGCATTGAGCTGTAATCCGAAGCTGCTGATTGCGGATGAGCCGACAACGGCGCTGGACGTTACCATTCAGGCGCAAATCCTCGATCTGATGCGAGATTTGAAGGATAAGCTCAAAACGTCCATTATGCTGATTACGCATGATCTAGGTGTTGTGGCGGAAATGGCCGATTATGTGGTCGTCATGTATGCCGGGAACGTGATTGAAGAGGCACCCGTCATTGAGCTGTTCAAGAATCCGCAGCATCCATATACGCAAGGGTTATTGAAGGCGAAGCCTGTCATTAATCAGAAGATTGATCGGCTGTATTCGATCCCTGGTCAGGTTCCCAACCCGATTGAGCTGGAGGAAAACTGTCATTTTCATGATCGGTGTGCGCAATGTATGCAAATCTGTAAGGATCAGGCCCCTCCCCTGCACGAAAAGAAGAACGGTCATAAGGTTGCCTGCTGGCTATATGAGGAAGAAGGAGGGCAACAGGGATGA
- the opp4C gene encoding oligopeptide ABC transporter permease, which yields MPAETVTIETSPKAAIRPEASPWRIAVRRFNQNHLALAGLIILILMVIICAFGPMISPYHLGDYKLSDKNLAPNAQYWLGTDKFGRDILLRTMLAGRISLTVGLVATFISVVIGATLGALAGFYRKGVDTIIMRIADIFMALPTLPLLIILGAVLSDLKVDPANRIYFLMLIIGILSWTSLSRLVRGQILTLREQEFMQATEALGLRDRRKIFRHLLPNTIPTIIVTATLGVAGAIITESALSYLGIGVVPPTPSWGNMISAANNLIDFRKRPWIWVPPGMCILITVVAINLIGDGLRDALDPKMKK from the coding sequence TTGCCCGCAGAAACAGTCACGATTGAAACTAGTCCAAAGGCGGCGATCCGTCCTGAAGCGTCTCCGTGGAGAATCGCCGTTCGCCGTTTTAACCAGAACCATTTGGCTTTGGCCGGACTCATTATACTGATTCTTATGGTGATCATTTGCGCATTTGGACCGATGATTTCACCTTATCATCTGGGTGATTATAAGCTATCTGACAAAAATTTAGCCCCGAATGCCCAGTACTGGCTTGGTACAGATAAGTTTGGCAGAGATATTTTGCTGCGTACAATGCTGGCTGGCCGTATTTCTTTGACGGTGGGACTGGTGGCCACGTTTATTTCAGTCGTGATCGGTGCGACGTTGGGAGCACTGGCAGGTTTCTATCGCAAGGGTGTGGATACGATCATTATGCGGATTGCCGATATTTTTATGGCATTGCCTACCTTGCCGCTGTTGATCATTTTAGGTGCCGTTCTGTCCGATTTGAAGGTTGATCCAGCGAACCGGATTTATTTTCTAATGCTCATTATCGGGATCTTGAGCTGGACGAGCTTGTCTCGTCTGGTCAGGGGGCAAATTCTTACGCTGCGTGAGCAGGAGTTCATGCAGGCTACGGAAGCGCTCGGCTTGAGAGACCGCCGCAAAATATTCCGTCATCTGCTGCCAAATACGATTCCTACGATTATTGTTACGGCTACGCTCGGGGTGGCCGGGGCGATTATCACGGAATCTGCGCTCAGTTACCTGGGGATCGGCGTTGTGCCGCCCACACCTTCGTGGGGAAATATGATTTCGGCTGCGAACAATTTGATCGACTTCCGCAAACGGCCTTGGATATGGGTCCCACCGGGAATGTGTATTTTGATTACGGTTGTAGCGATTAACCTGATTGGCGACGGTTTGCGCGATGCACTGGACCCTAAAATGAAGAAGTAG
- a CDS encoding ABC transporter permease yields the protein MKQYIIRRLLQLIPTLIGISIIVFAISAMVPGDYITAKQNPNMTAEKAQQLRHIYGLDKPEYQRYFIWAGNMLKGNMGDSLQHKQPVTKVIGNYVWNSFIIAFFSLIFSWLIAVVAGVFSAKFQYSLFDKFVTLFIFLCMSLPSFFIGLLVIKIFALEWGILPVGGMTTAGMESGSWAYIVDVLKHMFLPTLVLTMLSTGSLTRYFRTGMLEVIRQDYIRTARAKGLKERTVIFKHALRNALIPAITLLGFELPALFGGAMILEKVFVWPGVGQVYLESISMRDYPFMLGFTIFLAVLTLIGNLLSDVLYGMADPRIRLK from the coding sequence ATGAAGCAGTATATTATTCGAAGACTGCTGCAACTCATCCCCACACTCATTGGCATATCCATTATCGTATTTGCGATTTCAGCCATGGTGCCGGGTGATTATATTACAGCCAAGCAGAACCCGAATATGACCGCCGAAAAGGCACAGCAGCTACGACATATCTACGGGTTGGATAAGCCGGAGTACCAACGCTATTTTATATGGGCCGGTAATATGTTGAAGGGGAATATGGGGGACTCATTACAGCATAAGCAGCCAGTAACGAAGGTCATTGGCAATTATGTATGGAACTCTTTTATTATCGCTTTTTTCAGTCTTATTTTTAGCTGGCTGATTGCGGTTGTTGCCGGGGTATTTTCAGCCAAGTTCCAATATTCGCTATTCGATAAGTTCGTTACGTTATTCATATTTTTGTGTATGTCGCTGCCGTCTTTCTTTATCGGTCTTTTGGTGATCAAAATATTCGCACTGGAATGGGGTATCCTTCCAGTTGGAGGCATGACAACTGCAGGGATGGAGTCAGGCTCATGGGCTTATATCGTGGATGTTCTCAAGCATATGTTCCTGCCAACGCTCGTGCTTACGATGCTAAGCACAGGCAGCCTGACGCGGTATTTCCGTACAGGTATGCTGGAGGTTATTCGTCAGGATTATATTCGTACCGCACGCGCTAAAGGCTTGAAGGAACGGACGGTTATTTTCAAGCATGCGTTGCGCAACGCACTAATTCCGGCGATCACGCTGCTTGGCTTTGAGCTGCCGGCTTTATTTGGCGGGGCGATGATTCTGGAAAAGGTATTTGTGTGGCCGGGTGTGGGGCAGGTCTACTTGGAGTCGATCAGTATGCGGGATTATCCGTTTATGCTAGGCTTCACTATTTTCCTGGCGGTCCTTACGCTCATCGGTAATTTGCTCTCGGATGTATTGTATGGCATGGCAGATCCAAGAATTCGCTTGAAGTAG